ACATTTGCTACGGGCCGCTCATCCATGGCAACACCACCATCGTGTTTGAGGGCAAGCCCATCGGCACGCCGGATGCCGGCACGTTCTGGCGGGTGATTTCCGAGCATAAGGTCAAAAGTTTTTTCACCGCCCCCACCGCATTCAGGGCAGTAAAGCGGGAAGATCCCAAGGGCGAATTCGTCAAGAAATACGACCTCAGCTGCCTCAAACAGGTCTATCTGGCTGGTGAGCGCGCGGACCCAGACACCATCACCTGGGCGCAAGAACAGCTGAAAGTTCCAGTGATTGACCACTGGTGGCAGACCGAGACCGGCTGGTCGATTGCCGCGAACCCGCTGGGGATCGAGGAACTGCCGACAAAGCTCGGATCCCCCGCCGTGCCAATGCCCGGTTACACCGTTGATATCCTCGACGAAGGTGGTCACCCTGTTGCCCCGGGCGAGCTGGGCGCGATTGCTGTAAAATTGCCCCTGCCCCCCGGCACCTTGCCCACGCTGTGGAATGCCGAGGACCGCTTCAAGAAGAGTTATCTCACCACCTTCCCCGGCTATTACGAGACCGGCGATGCCGGCATGAAGGATGAGGACGGCTATCTCTACATCATGGCACGCACTGATGACGTGATCAATGTTGCGGGCCACCGCCTGTCCACCGGCGCAATGGAGGAGGTTCTGGCAGGACATCCCGACGTGGCAGAATGCGCCGTTATCGGTGTCAGCGACAGCCTTAAGGGGCAGGCCCCTGTTGGCTTCCTCTGCCTCAATGCCGGTTGCGACACCCCACATGAGGATGTGGTTGCCCAGGTGGTCAAACTGGTGCGCGAGAAAATCGGACCCGTCGCGGCCTTTAAACTGGCCTGCGTTGTGGACCGACTGCCGAAAACCCGCTCTGGCAAGATCCTGCGGGGCACCATGGTGAACATTGCCGATGGCACCGATTGGAAGATGCCCGCAACCATCGATGATCCGGCCATTCTGGATGAGATCACCACGGCATTGCAGGGGCTTGGCTACGCGAAGTAGCGCGCATCCCGCCGCGCTAGGCGCCACCTTTGTTCTGATACCGAACAACTGCCGGAAACCTTAACAGGTTTTCGGCCTTTTGCCGTGCGGTTTCCCTTGCAACTCAGATGCCCCCGCCTACCCTGCCAGCAAGGAGGCATCTATATGACACAGAGCGACATCTGGCGATTGAGCGCAACAGAGCTTAGCCGACGTACCACAGCGGGCGACCTTACAGCGGAGGCGGCGGTCGCAGCCTCGCTCACCCGAATGACTGCGGTGAACCCCGATCTGAATGCGGTGGTTGAGGATCTGAGCAGCGAAGCCCTTGGTCGCGCGCAACAGCTGGACAAAGCACGCGCAAGCGGCGCGCCCTGTGGCCCGCTGCACGGCGTCCCTGTCACGATCAAGATCAACGTCGATCAGGCAGGTCATGCGACCTCCAATGGGGTCAGCGCGCTGAAGGATCTGATCGCAGCGGACGATGCCCCCGTGGTGAAGAACCTGCAGGACGCAGGCGCAGTGGTGATCGGGCGCACCAACACACCTGAATTTTCCTTCCGCGCCGATACCGACAATCCGCTGCATGGCCGCACACATAACCCCTGGGGGCGCCATATCTCGCCCGGCGGCTCCTCAGGTGGGGCCGGAGCTGCTGTGATGGCCGGAATTGGCGCCCTGGCCCATGGCAATGATATCGGCGGCTCGCTGCGCTTCCCGGCCGCCGCCAATGGTGCAGTAACAGTAAAACCCGGCCTTGGCCGTGTGCCCGCCTGGAACCCAAGCCAATCAGCGGAACGGGGCATTCTCGCGCAGAACATGTCTGTTCAGGGGCTGCTCACCCGAACGGCTCAGGATTTGCATCTGTCCATGCCCAGCCTGATTGCGCCAGATCCACGCGATCCGTTCCATGTGCCTTTGCCTTGGCATGGTGCATCGCCGGACGGCCCGATCCGCGTAGCCTTTTCCAAGGAGACCTACGGCTATGATCTGCACCCGGAAGTCGACGCCGCGCTGGAGGATGCGCGCGCGGCGTTGAGTGATGCGGGATACCTGGTTGAGGAAACGGTGCTGCCGGATGTCTTTGACGCGGGCCGCACCGGCTATCGCGCCCTGATGGGGGAGGTCTATGCCCTGATGAAGGGCGACGTTGACGCAGCTGGTTCACAGACCGTTCGCGATATTTTTGCGGTGTATTTTGAGGAGTTCCCGCCTTTCGCCGGGGTGGAACTCTTGCAGATGATGGCCAAGCGCACACAGTACGCGCGGGACTGGTCACTGTTCATGCAGCGCTATCCGCTGGTGCTGACCCCTTTCCTGCCGCAGCCCTTCTTCAGACCGGATCGCGACACCGAAGGTGCTGCGGGTGTTCATGAGGTGCTGGGCTGCGCGGTCTATTCCTATGCGATGAATTTTCTGGGCCTGCCCGCCGCCTCGGTACCAAGCCGCCTTGCCGAGTTGCCATCCGGGCCGCAACCGATCAATGTCCAGATCGCAGCCCCCCGGTGGCGCGAGGACATGGCAGTGGACGCCTGTCTCGCAATCGAGGATCGGATTGGCCGCATGTGCGACCAGCTGTGGCAACGAATGTCGATTGCAAACGGGTGACATAAAGAAATCCGGGGCTCGGTATGCGCCGACCCCCGGATATTCCGATACCACCGGATACTCGTTCACGAAAATCATCACACGAAGGATGCGGGACCATCGCCCCGGCGTTTCCCGCCTTCGAGGACCCAAACGCGCGCAGATGAAGATCACCGCACAGTCCGGCAAACGCAAAAGTTTAGGTGCTTAAATAAGGGGCCGATGGCCATCCCGGTAGATCGCTGCGTCCCTTAGTGGGATCGCTATGCCCTTTGGCTGTCACCGCTGGCATCGGCCTATTGTAGAGTTCGATTATCGCACAAAATAGCGAGTTTTGCATTCACAAACACGTGATACAACCTATGAGGCATCACTCTATCTCAGGTGAACTGCTCGGATATCAGCCGTTCTTCGAGCCCATGGCCGGGATCGAACAGGATCTTGTGGCGGATCTTGGTTTGGGTTGCGATTTCCACCCAATGAATATTGGCAAAGGAGACAGAATCCGCATCAGCCATCACCGGTCGCTTCTCCGGCTCCAGTACGTCAAACCGCACGATTGCATTGCTGGGCAGCAACGCCCCACGCCAGCGGCGCGGGCGGAACGCTGCAATAGCGGTCAGGGCCAGTACATCGGATCCGATCGGCAGGATCGGACCATGGGCGGAATAGTTGTAGGCGGTGGACCCCGCAGGCGTTGAGACCAGCGCCCCATCACAGACCAGTTCCGCCATGCGTTGCCGCCCGTCGACGGAGATTTTCAGCTTCGCCGCCTGCGGTCCCGCCCGCAGCAGGGATACCTCGTTGATCGCCAGCGCCCGATGCGATCGCCCCTCGCCATCCATGGCAACCATCGACAGAGGGTTGATGATTTCCTCCTCAGCAGCCTGCAGCCGCGCCAGCAACCCGCTTGCACTATATTCATTCATCAGAAAGCCGATGGTCCCACGATTCATGCCGTAGACCGGCGCGGGCAAATCAATCGTTTCATGCAATGTATCCAGCATGAAGCCATCGCCCCCCAAGGCGACGATCACATCCGCCTCTTCCCTGGGCACATTGCCGTATCGTCTCACCATTTCGGTTTGTGCTGACTGCGCCACCGGAGCCCGGCTGGCCAGAAAGGCGATTCTCATGGTCATCAAATCTGTTTCCGGTGTTACGCAATTCGTTCCGAAACAATCACAGCTTTCCCAAGATTGCCAGTCTTGCCGCTCTCAGCGAGGAATTCGTCGTATTCCGGGCTTTCAGGGCTGCGATGTTTCCGATAGGAAATCTCTCAAATGGAACGCCAACTCATGGAGCCAGCATCATGACCGTGACCACCTCCCGCGACCCCGGTTTTTTCACCCAATCCCTCGCCGAGCGCGATCCGGAGCTGTACGGCTCTATCACGGATGAGCTCGGTCGTCAGCGCGACGAGATCGAGTTGATCGCATCGGAAAACATCGTCTCCGCCGCCGTGATGGAAGCGCAGGGCACTGTTCTGACCAACAAATACGCCGAAGGCTACCCGGGCCGTCGCTACTATGGCGGCTGCCAATACGTTGATGTTGCTGAGAACCTCGCCATTGACCGCGCCAAACAACTGTTTGGCTGTGAGTTCGCCAACGTGCAGCCCAACTCCGGCTCGCAGGCGAACCAAGGTGTGTTCCAGGCGTTGATCCAGCCCGGCGACACCATCCTCGGCATGGATCTGGCCTCCGGCGGTCACCTCACTCACGGTGCGCGCCCCAACCAGTCCGGCAAATGGTTCAACGCGGTTCACTACGGTGTGCGTGAAGAAGACTGCCTGATTGACTATGATCAGGTCGAGGCCCTCGCGGTTGAGCATCAGCCCAAGCTGATCATCGCCGGTGGCTCCGCCATTCCGCGCGTCATCGACTTTGCCCGCTTCCGCGAAATCGCCGATAAGGTAGGCGCCTATCTGCATGTCGACATGGCGCATTTCGCCGGTCTGGTCGCTGCGGGTGAGCACCCCTCGCCCTTCCCGCATGCCCATGTTGCCACCACCACCACGCATAAAACTCTGCGCGGTCCGCGCGGCGGCATGATCCTGACCAATGATGCCGATATCGCAAAGAAAGTGAACTCCGCGATCTTCCCCGGTATCCAGGGTGGCCCGTTGATGCATGTGATTGCAGCCAAGGCCGTCGCTTTCGGTGAAGCACTGCGTCCTGAGTTCAAAGACTACCAGAAGCAGGTGCGCGCCAATGCCGTGGCACTCTCGGATCAGCTGATCAAGGGCGGTCTCGACATCGTCACCGGTGGCACCGACACCCATGTAATGCTGGTCGATCTGCGCCCCAAAGGCGTGACCGGCAATATCGTGGACAAGGCTCTGGGCCGCGCCCATATCACCACCAACAAGAACGGCATCCCGTTCGACCCGGAAAAGCCGACCGTTACCTCGGGCATCCGTCTGGGCACCCCCGCAGGCACCACCCGTGGCTTTGGCGAAGCTGAATTCCGCGAAATCGCGGATCTGATCATCGAAGTTGTCGACGGTCTGGCCGC
The nucleotide sequence above comes from Phaeobacter inhibens DSM 16374. Encoded proteins:
- the prpE gene encoding propionate-CoA ligase PrpE; translation: MSYSEVYEGWKANPEQFWMEAAEAISWDSAPTKALTDKGDGLYEWFADARVNTCYNAVDRHVKAGRGEQTAIIYDSPITHTKREISYVELRNRVATLAGALRAKGIKKGDRVIIYMPMIPEALEAMLACARLGAVHSVVFGGFAANELAVRIDDATPKAIIAASCGLEPGRTVHYKPLLDGAIDLATHKPDFCVIFQREQEVAELIEGRDVNWHGFQYGVEPAECVPVEGNHPAYILYTSGTTGQPKGVIRHTAGQLVALNWTMKNIYNVDPGDVFWAASDVGWVVGHSYICYGPLIHGNTTIVFEGKPIGTPDAGTFWRVISEHKVKSFFTAPTAFRAVKREDPKGEFVKKYDLSCLKQVYLAGERADPDTITWAQEQLKVPVIDHWWQTETGWSIAANPLGIEELPTKLGSPAVPMPGYTVDILDEGGHPVAPGELGAIAVKLPLPPGTLPTLWNAEDRFKKSYLTTFPGYYETGDAGMKDEDGYLYIMARTDDVINVAGHRLSTGAMEEVLAGHPDVAECAVIGVSDSLKGQAPVGFLCLNAGCDTPHEDVVAQVVKLVREKIGPVAAFKLACVVDRLPKTRSGKILRGTMVNIADGTDWKMPATIDDPAILDEITTALQGLGYAK
- a CDS encoding amidase family protein, translated to MTQSDIWRLSATELSRRTTAGDLTAEAAVAASLTRMTAVNPDLNAVVEDLSSEALGRAQQLDKARASGAPCGPLHGVPVTIKINVDQAGHATSNGVSALKDLIAADDAPVVKNLQDAGAVVIGRTNTPEFSFRADTDNPLHGRTHNPWGRHISPGGSSGGAGAAVMAGIGALAHGNDIGGSLRFPAAANGAVTVKPGLGRVPAWNPSQSAERGILAQNMSVQGLLTRTAQDLHLSMPSLIAPDPRDPFHVPLPWHGASPDGPIRVAFSKETYGYDLHPEVDAALEDARAALSDAGYLVEETVLPDVFDAGRTGYRALMGEVYALMKGDVDAAGSQTVRDIFAVYFEEFPPFAGVELLQMMAKRTQYARDWSLFMQRYPLVLTPFLPQPFFRPDRDTEGAAGVHEVLGCAVYSYAMNFLGLPAASVPSRLAELPSGPQPINVQIAAPRWREDMAVDACLAIEDRIGRMCDQLWQRMSIANG
- a CDS encoding NAD kinase; this encodes MTMRIAFLASRAPVAQSAQTEMVRRYGNVPREEADVIVALGGDGFMLDTLHETIDLPAPVYGMNRGTIGFLMNEYSASGLLARLQAAEEEIINPLSMVAMDGEGRSHRALAINEVSLLRAGPQAAKLKISVDGRQRMAELVCDGALVSTPAGSTAYNYSAHGPILPIGSDVLALTAIAAFRPRRWRGALLPSNAIVRFDVLEPEKRPVMADADSVSFANIHWVEIATQTKIRHKILFDPGHGLEERLISEQFT
- the glyA gene encoding serine hydroxymethyltransferase, giving the protein MTVTTSRDPGFFTQSLAERDPELYGSITDELGRQRDEIELIASENIVSAAVMEAQGTVLTNKYAEGYPGRRYYGGCQYVDVAENLAIDRAKQLFGCEFANVQPNSGSQANQGVFQALIQPGDTILGMDLASGGHLTHGARPNQSGKWFNAVHYGVREEDCLIDYDQVEALAVEHQPKLIIAGGSAIPRVIDFARFREIADKVGAYLHVDMAHFAGLVAAGEHPSPFPHAHVATTTTHKTLRGPRGGMILTNDADIAKKVNSAIFPGIQGGPLMHVIAAKAVAFGEALRPEFKDYQKQVRANAVALSDQLIKGGLDIVTGGTDTHVMLVDLRPKGVTGNIVDKALGRAHITTNKNGIPFDPEKPTVTSGIRLGTPAGTTRGFGEAEFREIADLIIEVVDGLAANGEDGNATVEASVREKVAALCARFPLYPNH